A genomic region of Scyliorhinus canicula chromosome 4, sScyCan1.1, whole genome shotgun sequence contains the following coding sequences:
- the LOC119965210 gene encoding uncharacterized protein LOC119965210 isoform X1, whose product MSYLDVGLPFVRNNSENVCNQRDEPEVGSNFISETWSNNLSNNSNTDLSLISENTAAGTECVNWVLTEGCSQPKVNTIPIGLPADSESVNNDQLPEHGDFISTGKMSSESPLFSKTDDTPCDSSGSYHTAACSESLENLSDCSGPFEDVEELPADYDENQGVPENGRSPVLVDAQKEQSSDRLNSSKNENSINVCSTGLQSYCCKDQERIVVNKHKTELGGLNAEGEAYELDGELNVSRFDNKSESDVNSNCKRNKRAITKIVDEKKSFEYETTSGPQEEINVCCGVVVPDDTLLTSNRNSYTQEIADKSTEYDLSVKDTDIKNCKGNGDQQVQLSIIAQNSVTGERNSLAQLTKVQKTGVNRHESPSCYLQPGLNKTEELFQVAKFENSFKNEPCVNGKRADCTSETSSVASELDETDYEVQKLTALAFRSLSCPNDDYLDIYNSRAFIDFSSPLSEASHKTNRLSTCITGLDCTGVFDSNEECSDSSNTACTLPAEAEEGTIVLSDDSLDREQCECVDVIVETQAKNKDFRTNRTVRKRQIELRKRQRSELKVFTSRGTINSSVCVDPRFETENKEETSECLHNFDNVENTDVKNEGCIDEGLHRATTTGGLLSRNKFASYLIANVISKKMQFEQGLKMEHELDKNTNSVISPAAIFVKKKDFDRPTIVSQQIDLEDSVSKSEPFNFIQGQFGKNSCELNDTSIEKNRKMGQKHSFSCSSCEGSLNRDGKKNPNILNGCGTSVFRNWSESNIDSQNETITERTFELNPEKPCPMLHGLNTNTSGQEKNMNASCILEDENADFMSHAAEETMTVNNRMESEEAPYKIKTSGVQLGNTPCKINTSNNIFVLKSPELLHSSQSANVKQTSPFCIGKELSPSLDSNLTGLDLMHQILPTSFKFESELEQEKCLQSNIKDNITVKNKTKGPPYHVRDVRKLVQSTYGPSMVCSVKAESDVPQEIHNLSSSEQPLLATQHKLSPIFIQCQSISSKTDKGDNSRVTVDKKYWACRGSSNTLRIFSSDYQIPLSFNKQKNKVISAKRIGCKSYPINENENKVNTHLTCLANIMPPERKIQALSISNNQESKLSLMKAQVGTAIQKNHSTNFVLNSEITELVPGKGKRNNEFQVGLEDINTDLSSSATSSEDTEMSLSKMEPHRDIKRELENENEFSTKSNSNNKDISMAFDKGEPRGGISDRTQNKTTLLRNSPLNRNVDYSQRKREHKQGDQTKMEIQNNQQGIFNYDGEHVELSNEKNNPQNDIQVSLKNQNGIFHNSSDGNKDLGVSSRINYPNKYFTMGLENQNECLSKSTENDEEALTPIKKNTHKKEIQLRLEKQNKMSENLTLDNEGATLSLEKHELESKLQVGLEDLDKLFENSTLNVESANLLLDDPKGHIELDQDNQNALVLKTEDSNILPDINKHKNELQIGLQDENKSLYDSGSNGKLSPIINNLNKQIHNVMEGQNNLLNHCLQNKDEKEFKIDQNTLRDTCKVEMIPTTEKFGLTFISEFQPFKDNNTISTVSEEGGQNATKGCSECRISKVVGEHLSPAQVSFPNDISLIPVKTTESSAVSPGSSNCPETINISSQESLQETETQDVHDKSAFSDDIQNATVNKLPTSQATLNFTNLNVKLQDSINPDVKLSTKTIGDQAKQQFLEVKTVAVSKASSQQEASVSDQVNYLTMPIKEHKPKASPQIQMPASLHPFGHYSTTTSSHQHNWESLDPHKQEQLTFPPTRQTPNVVEKCCKVPQSPHVIANPQFPCFQYSPVDKKMLIDPETGKHYFVEASIQFPRKMLLDPETGCYVEIIIPQQTYCAAPFSPYVLYPNTLKPTYIPRMQYSNLFSPPLIKYSDPSCEPPEVQIQSNLNDTTDKQDHKSNTQKKQLTESNYMESPYYIPTGVSVNPTPAQASLEVMSTHTQTLA is encoded by the coding sequence ATGAGTTATTTGGATGTAGGACTTCCATTTGTAAGAAATAACTCAGAAAATGTGTGCAACCAAAGAGATGAGCCTGAAGTTGGCTCCAATTTTATTTCTGAAACATGGTCCAATAACCTCTCAAATAACTCAAATACAGACTTGAGTTTAATTTCAGAAAATACAGCTGCAGGAACAGAGTGTGTTAATTGGGTTTTGACAGAGGGGTGCAGCCAGCCTAAAGTAAATACAATTCCCATTGGACTGCCTGCTGATTCTGAATCTGTAAATAATGACCAGCTACCTGAGCATGGCGACTTCATATCCACAGGAAAAATGTCATCAGAATCACCTTTGTTTTCCAAGACCGATGATACTCCTTGTGATTCTTCTGGTTCCTATCATACAGCTGCATGCTCTGAGAGCTTAGAAAATCTCAGTGACTGTAGTGGACCATTTGAGGATGTTGAAGAACTTCCTGCAGATTATGATGAAAATCAAGGTGTTCCTGAAAATGGCAGGTCCCCAGTTTTAGTTGATGCACAAAAAGAACAAAGCAGTGACCGATTAAATAGTTCTAAAAATGAGAACAGTATAAATGTTTGTTCAACAGGACTTCAATCTTATTGTTGTAAAGATCAGGAGCGAATAGTTGTGAATAAGCATAAAACAGAGTTGGGTGGACTAAATGCTGAGGGGGAAGCCTATGAGTTAGATGGAGAGCTGAACGTCAGTAGATTCGATAACAAGAGTGAGTCTGATGTTAACTCCAATTGTAAAAGGAATAAGAGAGCAATCACAAAAATTGTCGATGAAAAGAAATCCTTCGAGTATGAAACTACCTCTGGCCCTCAGGAAGAAATAAACGTTTGCTGTGGTGTTGTGGTACCTGATGATACTTTGTTAACTTCTAATAGAAATTCATATACCCAAGAGATAGCTGACAAATCCACTGAATATGATCTATCAGTTAAGGACACAGATATCAAGAACTGTAAAGGAAATGGAGACCAACAGGTTCAATTGTCAATCATAGCCCAGAATAGCGTAACTGGAGAGAGGAATAGCCTAGCGCAGCTCACCAAAGTTCAGAAGACTGGAGTAAATAGACATGAATCCCCAAGCTGTTATCTGCAGCCTGGTTTAAACAAAACTGAAGAATTGTTTCAAGTTGCTAAGTTTGAAAATAGTTTCAAAAATGAACCATGTGTTAATGGTAAAAGAGCTGATTGTACGAGTGAAACATCCAGTGTGGCAAGTGAGTTAGATGAGACTGATTATGAGGTTCAAAAGTTAACTGCTTTGGCTTTTCGAAGTTTGTCCTGTCCGAATGATGATTACCTTGACATTTATAATTCTAGAGCATTCATTGATTTTTCATCACCTTTGTCAGAGGCAAGCCACAAAACAAACAGATTGTCAACTTGCATTACAGGGTTAGACTGCACTGGTGTTTTTGACAGTAATGAGGAGTGCTCAGATTCCAGCAACACAGCTTGTACTTTACCGGCTGAAGCTGAAGAAGGCACCATTGTGTTATCTGATGATTCACTTGACAGAGAACAATGTGAGTGTGTTGACGTGATTGTGGAAACTCAAGCCAAAAACAAAGATTTTAGAACAAACAGAACAGTCCGAAAACGACAAATTGAACTCAGAAAACGCCAGAGGAGTGAACTAAAAGTCTTTACTTCAAGAGGCACCATTAATTCCAGCGTCTGTGTGGATCCAAGATTTGAAACTGAGAATAAAGAGGAAACTTCAGAATGTTTACATAACTTTGATAATGTGGAAAACACAGATGTGAAAAATGAAGGCTGTATTGATGAGGGGCTACATAGAGCAACAACCACAGGTGGACTGTTGTCAAGGAATAAATTTGCATCTTACCTTATCGCAAATGTGATATCCAAGAAAATGCAGTTTGAGCAAGGCCTCAAAATGGAACATGAATTAGATAAGAATACAAACTCTGTTATCTCCCCAGCTGCTATCTTTGTGAAAAAGAAGGATTTTGACCGTCCTACTATTGTTTCACAACAAATTGATCTTGAAGATTCTGTTTCAAAATCTGAACCTTTCAATTTCATCCAAGGCCAATTCGGAAAGAATAGTTGTGAATTAAATGATACAAGTATTGAGAAAAATAGAAAGATGGGACAAAAACACAGTTTCAGTTGTTCAAGTTGTGAAGGTAGTCTGAATAGGGATGGGAAGAAGAACCCAAATATCCTCAATGGCTGCGGAACCAGTGTGTTTAGAAATTGGAGTGAAAGTAATATCGACAGCCAAAATGAAACTATCACAGAGAGAACCTTTGAATTGAATCCTGAGAAACCATGCCCCATGTTACATGGCCTTAACActaatacatcaggacaggagaAGAATATGAATGCATCATGCATCTTAGAGGATGAAAATGCAGATTTCATGTCACATGCTGCTGAAGAAACCATGACAGTAAATAACAGAATGGAAAGTGAAGAGGCACCATATAAAATCAAAACCAGTGGTGTTCAGTTGGGTAACACCCCATGCAAAATCAACACAAGCAACAACATTTTTGTGTTAAAATCACCAGAGTTGCTGCACAGCTCTCAATCAGCAAATGTGAAACAAACCAGCCCATTTTGTATTGGCAAAGAGTTATCTCCTTCCTTGGATTCTAACCTTACTGGCCTTGACCTCATGCATCAGATTCTTCCTACTTCATTTAAATTTGAATCTGAACTGGAGCAAGAAAAATGTTTACAGTCTAACATAAAAGACAATATAAcggtaaaaaacaaaacaaaaggccCTCCTTATCATGTCAGGGATGTGAGAAAACTGGTTCAAAGTACTTATGGTCCTTCGATGGTCTGTAGCGTCAAAGCTGAATCGGATGTGCCACAAGAAATTCACAATCTTTCTAGTTCAGAGCAACCACTTCTAGCAACACAGCACAAACTATCACCAATCTTCATTCAATGCCAATCAATAAGCAGCAAAACTGACAAAGGTGATAACAGCCGTGTCACAGTTgacaagaaatattgggcctgtaGAGGAAGTTCAAATACTTTGAGGATATTTTCCTCTGACTACCAGATACCTCTTTCATTTAATAAACAGAAAAACAAGGTAATTTCTGCAAAAAGAATAGGTTGTAAAAGTTACCCTATAAACGAGAATGAAAACAAAGTAAATACTCATTTGACTTGTCTGGCTAATATAATGCCACCTGAAAGGAAAATCCAAGCCTTATCGATTTCAAATAATCAAGAGTCTAAGTTATCACTTATGAAAGCCCAAGTTGGAACAGCAATTCAGAAAAACCACTCAACCAATTTTGTGCTCAATAGTGAAATCACTGAATTGGTTCCTGGAAAAGGTAAACGAAATAATGAATTCCAGGTAGGACTGGAAGATATCAATACTGATTTATCAAGTTCCGCCACATCTTCTGAAGACACTGAAATGTCATTGAGCAAAATGGAGCCTCATAGAGATATTAAACGTGAactagaaaatgaaaatgaattttcAACAAAGTCTAATTCAAACAACAAAGATATTTCCATGGCATTTGATAAGGGTGAGCCAAGAGGAGGGATTTCAGATAGAACACAAAATAAAACTACGCTTTTAAGGAattcacctttaaacagaaatgtAGATTATTCACAAAGAAAGCGTGAACATAAACAGGGTGATCAAACCAAGATGGAAATTCAAAATAATCAGCAGGGGATTTTTAATTATGATGGCGAGCATGTTGAACTGTCAAATGAAAAAAACAATCCTCAAAATGATATTCAAGTTAGTTTGAAAAATCAAAATGGAATATTCCATAATTCAAGTGACGGGAACAAAGACTTGGGTGTGTCATCTCGGATAAATTACCCGAATAAGTATTTTACAATGGGATTAGAAAATcaaaatgaatgtttaagcaaaTCAACTGAAAACGATGAAGAAGCTTTAACACctataaaaaaaaatacacataAGAAAGAAATTCAATTAAGATTGGAAAAACAGAATAAAATGTCAGAAAATTTAACATTAGACAATGAAGGGGCCACACTGTCACTTGAAAAGCATGAACTGGAAAGCAAACTTCAGGTCGGTTTGGAAGATCTGGACAAGTTGTTTGAAAATTCTACTCTTAATGTAGAAAGTGCCAATTTGTTGCTTGATGATCCAAAAGGTCACATAGAACTTGACCAAGATAATCAGAATGCATTGGTTCTGAAAACTGAAGACAGTAACATATTACCAGACATAAATAAGCATAAAAATGAGTTGCAAATAGGGCTGCAAGATGAAAATAAATCTTTGTATGATTCTGGTTCAAATGGTAAATTATCACCTATAATTAATAATCTTAACAAACAGATCCACAATGTAATGGAAGGTCAAAACAATCTGCTGAATCATTGTTTGCAGAACAAGGATGAGAAAGAATTTAAAATCGATCAGAACACCCTAAGAGATACATGCAAAGTTGAAATGATACCAACAACAGAAAAATTTGGGTTAACATTCATTAGTGAATTCCAACCATTCAAGGATAACAATACAATTTCAACGGTTTCAGAGGAGGGAGGGCAAAATGCTACTAAAGGCTGTTCAGAATGCAGGATTAGCAAAGTTGTAGGTGAACACCTTTCACCTGCGCAGGTCTCATTCCCAAATGACATTAGTTTAATACCAGTCAAAACTACAGAAAGCAGTGCTGTTTCTCCGGGATCATCAAATTGTCCAGAAACTATTAACATTTCATCACAAGAATCACTCCAAGAAACTGAAACCCAAGATGTTCATGACAAATCAGCATTTTCAGATGATATTCAAAATGCAACAGTTAATAAACTACCGACTTCACAGGCTACTTTAAACTTTACAAATCTGAACGTGAAGTTGCAAGATTCTATTAATCCTGATGTTAAGTTATCCACCAAGACAATTGGTGACCAAGCCAAGCAACAATTCTTAGAAGTGAAAACAGTGGCAGTGAGCAAAGCAAGCAGTCAACAAGAAGCATCAGTGTCAGACCAAGTAAATTATCTGACCATGCCTATTAAAGAACACAAGCCAAAGGCATCTCCTCAAATACAAATGCCTGCCTCTCTTCACCCTTTCGGTCATTATTCAACAACAACTAGCTCTCACCAACACAATTGGGAAAGCCTAGACCCTCACAAACAGGAGCAGCTAACGTTTCCTCCAACCAGGCAAACTCCAAATGTTGTGGAAAAGTGTTGCAAGGTCCCTCAATCTCCTCATGTTATAGCCAATCCCCAATTCCCATGCTTTCAGTACTCCCCAGTGGACAAGAAAATGCTTATTGATCCAGagactgggaaacattatttTGTTGAAGCATCAATACAATTCCCACGTAAAATGCTGCTAGATCCAGAAACAGGTTGCTATGTTGAAATAATAATACCTCAGCAAACATATTGTGCAGCACCATTCTCCCCATATGTTCTATATCCAAATACCTTGAAGCCCACATACATACCCAGAATGCAATATTCCAACTTGTTTTCACCACCTCTGATCAAATACTCTGACCCATCTTGTGAGCCCCCAGAAGTACAAATACAATCAAATCTAAATGACACAACCGATAAGCAAGACCATAAGAGTAATACACAAAAGAAACAATTAACTGAATCTAATTACATGGAAAGTCCATATTATATTCCAACAGGTGTGTCTGTAAATCCTACTCCAGCACAGGCCTCTCTGGAAGTAATGTCCACTCACACTCAAACCCTTGCGTAG
- the LOC119965210 gene encoding uncharacterized protein LOC119965210 isoform X2, producing MPAYQVTLLWMNAANEDTLMDIVGLDCTGVFDSNEECSDSSNTACTLPAEAEEGTIVLSDDSLDREQCECVDVIVETQAKNKDFRTNRTVRKRQIELRKRQRSELKVFTSRGTINSSVCVDPRFETENKEETSECLHNFDNVENTDVKNEGCIDEGLHRATTTGGLLSRNKFASYLIANVISKKMQFEQGLKMEHELDKNTNSVISPAAIFVKKKDFDRPTIVSQQIDLEDSVSKSEPFNFIQGQFGKNSCELNDTSIEKNRKMGQKHSFSCSSCEGSLNRDGKKNPNILNGCGTSVFRNWSESNIDSQNETITERTFELNPEKPCPMLHGLNTNTSGQEKNMNASCILEDENADFMSHAAEETMTVNNRMESEEAPYKIKTSGVQLGNTPCKINTSNNIFVLKSPELLHSSQSANVKQTSPFCIGKELSPSLDSNLTGLDLMHQILPTSFKFESELEQEKCLQSNIKDNITVKNKTKGPPYHVRDVRKLVQSTYGPSMVCSVKAESDVPQEIHNLSSSEQPLLATQHKLSPIFIQCQSISSKTDKGDNSRVTVDKKYWACRGSSNTLRIFSSDYQIPLSFNKQKNKVISAKRIGCKSYPINENENKVNTHLTCLANIMPPERKIQALSISNNQESKLSLMKAQVGTAIQKNHSTNFVLNSEITELVPGKGKRNNEFQVGLEDINTDLSSSATSSEDTEMSLSKMEPHRDIKRELENENEFSTKSNSNNKDISMAFDKGEPRGGISDRTQNKTTLLRNSPLNRNVDYSQRKREHKQGDQTKMEIQNNQQGIFNYDGEHVELSNEKNNPQNDIQVSLKNQNGIFHNSSDGNKDLGVSSRINYPNKYFTMGLENQNECLSKSTENDEEALTPIKKNTHKKEIQLRLEKQNKMSENLTLDNEGATLSLEKHELESKLQVGLEDLDKLFENSTLNVESANLLLDDPKGHIELDQDNQNALVLKTEDSNILPDINKHKNELQIGLQDENKSLYDSGSNGKLSPIINNLNKQIHNVMEGQNNLLNHCLQNKDEKEFKIDQNTLRDTCKVEMIPTTEKFGLTFISEFQPFKDNNTISTVSEEGGQNATKGCSECRISKVVGEHLSPAQVSFPNDISLIPVKTTESSAVSPGSSNCPETINISSQESLQETETQDVHDKSAFSDDIQNATVNKLPTSQATLNFTNLNVKLQDSINPDVKLSTKTIGDQAKQQFLEVKTVAVSKASSQQEASVSDQVNYLTMPIKEHKPKASPQIQMPASLHPFGHYSTTTSSHQHNWESLDPHKQEQLTFPPTRQTPNVVEKCCKVPQSPHVIANPQFPCFQYSPVDKKMLIDPETGKHYFVEASIQFPRKMLLDPETGCYVEIIIPQQTYCAAPFSPYVLYPNTLKPTYIPRMQYSNLFSPPLIKYSDPSCEPPEVQIQSNLNDTTDKQDHKSNTQKKQLTESNYMESPYYIPTGVSVNPTPAQASLEVMSTHTQTLA from the exons ATGCCTGCATACCAG GTAACCCTGCTATGGATGAATGCAGCTAACGAAGATACCCTGATGGACATCGTGG GGTTAGACTGCACTGGTGTTTTTGACAGTAATGAGGAGTGCTCAGATTCCAGCAACACAGCTTGTACTTTACCGGCTGAAGCTGAAGAAGGCACCATTGTGTTATCTGATGATTCACTTGACAGAGAACAATGTGAGTGTGTTGACGTGATTGTGGAAACTCAAGCCAAAAACAAAGATTTTAGAACAAACAGAACAGTCCGAAAACGACAAATTGAACTCAGAAAACGCCAGAGGAGTGAACTAAAAGTCTTTACTTCAAGAGGCACCATTAATTCCAGCGTCTGTGTGGATCCAAGATTTGAAACTGAGAATAAAGAGGAAACTTCAGAATGTTTACATAACTTTGATAATGTGGAAAACACAGATGTGAAAAATGAAGGCTGTATTGATGAGGGGCTACATAGAGCAACAACCACAGGTGGACTGTTGTCAAGGAATAAATTTGCATCTTACCTTATCGCAAATGTGATATCCAAGAAAATGCAGTTTGAGCAAGGCCTCAAAATGGAACATGAATTAGATAAGAATACAAACTCTGTTATCTCCCCAGCTGCTATCTTTGTGAAAAAGAAGGATTTTGACCGTCCTACTATTGTTTCACAACAAATTGATCTTGAAGATTCTGTTTCAAAATCTGAACCTTTCAATTTCATCCAAGGCCAATTCGGAAAGAATAGTTGTGAATTAAATGATACAAGTATTGAGAAAAATAGAAAGATGGGACAAAAACACAGTTTCAGTTGTTCAAGTTGTGAAGGTAGTCTGAATAGGGATGGGAAGAAGAACCCAAATATCCTCAATGGCTGCGGAACCAGTGTGTTTAGAAATTGGAGTGAAAGTAATATCGACAGCCAAAATGAAACTATCACAGAGAGAACCTTTGAATTGAATCCTGAGAAACCATGCCCCATGTTACATGGCCTTAACActaatacatcaggacaggagaAGAATATGAATGCATCATGCATCTTAGAGGATGAAAATGCAGATTTCATGTCACATGCTGCTGAAGAAACCATGACAGTAAATAACAGAATGGAAAGTGAAGAGGCACCATATAAAATCAAAACCAGTGGTGTTCAGTTGGGTAACACCCCATGCAAAATCAACACAAGCAACAACATTTTTGTGTTAAAATCACCAGAGTTGCTGCACAGCTCTCAATCAGCAAATGTGAAACAAACCAGCCCATTTTGTATTGGCAAAGAGTTATCTCCTTCCTTGGATTCTAACCTTACTGGCCTTGACCTCATGCATCAGATTCTTCCTACTTCATTTAAATTTGAATCTGAACTGGAGCAAGAAAAATGTTTACAGTCTAACATAAAAGACAATATAAcggtaaaaaacaaaacaaaaggccCTCCTTATCATGTCAGGGATGTGAGAAAACTGGTTCAAAGTACTTATGGTCCTTCGATGGTCTGTAGCGTCAAAGCTGAATCGGATGTGCCACAAGAAATTCACAATCTTTCTAGTTCAGAGCAACCACTTCTAGCAACACAGCACAAACTATCACCAATCTTCATTCAATGCCAATCAATAAGCAGCAAAACTGACAAAGGTGATAACAGCCGTGTCACAGTTgacaagaaatattgggcctgtaGAGGAAGTTCAAATACTTTGAGGATATTTTCCTCTGACTACCAGATACCTCTTTCATTTAATAAACAGAAAAACAAGGTAATTTCTGCAAAAAGAATAGGTTGTAAAAGTTACCCTATAAACGAGAATGAAAACAAAGTAAATACTCATTTGACTTGTCTGGCTAATATAATGCCACCTGAAAGGAAAATCCAAGCCTTATCGATTTCAAATAATCAAGAGTCTAAGTTATCACTTATGAAAGCCCAAGTTGGAACAGCAATTCAGAAAAACCACTCAACCAATTTTGTGCTCAATAGTGAAATCACTGAATTGGTTCCTGGAAAAGGTAAACGAAATAATGAATTCCAGGTAGGACTGGAAGATATCAATACTGATTTATCAAGTTCCGCCACATCTTCTGAAGACACTGAAATGTCATTGAGCAAAATGGAGCCTCATAGAGATATTAAACGTGAactagaaaatgaaaatgaattttcAACAAAGTCTAATTCAAACAACAAAGATATTTCCATGGCATTTGATAAGGGTGAGCCAAGAGGAGGGATTTCAGATAGAACACAAAATAAAACTACGCTTTTAAGGAattcacctttaaacagaaatgtAGATTATTCACAAAGAAAGCGTGAACATAAACAGGGTGATCAAACCAAGATGGAAATTCAAAATAATCAGCAGGGGATTTTTAATTATGATGGCGAGCATGTTGAACTGTCAAATGAAAAAAACAATCCTCAAAATGATATTCAAGTTAGTTTGAAAAATCAAAATGGAATATTCCATAATTCAAGTGACGGGAACAAAGACTTGGGTGTGTCATCTCGGATAAATTACCCGAATAAGTATTTTACAATGGGATTAGAAAATcaaaatgaatgtttaagcaaaTCAACTGAAAACGATGAAGAAGCTTTAACACctataaaaaaaaatacacataAGAAAGAAATTCAATTAAGATTGGAAAAACAGAATAAAATGTCAGAAAATTTAACATTAGACAATGAAGGGGCCACACTGTCACTTGAAAAGCATGAACTGGAAAGCAAACTTCAGGTCGGTTTGGAAGATCTGGACAAGTTGTTTGAAAATTCTACTCTTAATGTAGAAAGTGCCAATTTGTTGCTTGATGATCCAAAAGGTCACATAGAACTTGACCAAGATAATCAGAATGCATTGGTTCTGAAAACTGAAGACAGTAACATATTACCAGACATAAATAAGCATAAAAATGAGTTGCAAATAGGGCTGCAAGATGAAAATAAATCTTTGTATGATTCTGGTTCAAATGGTAAATTATCACCTATAATTAATAATCTTAACAAACAGATCCACAATGTAATGGAAGGTCAAAACAATCTGCTGAATCATTGTTTGCAGAACAAGGATGAGAAAGAATTTAAAATCGATCAGAACACCCTAAGAGATACATGCAAAGTTGAAATGATACCAACAACAGAAAAATTTGGGTTAACATTCATTAGTGAATTCCAACCATTCAAGGATAACAATACAATTTCAACGGTTTCAGAGGAGGGAGGGCAAAATGCTACTAAAGGCTGTTCAGAATGCAGGATTAGCAAAGTTGTAGGTGAACACCTTTCACCTGCGCAGGTCTCATTCCCAAATGACATTAGTTTAATACCAGTCAAAACTACAGAAAGCAGTGCTGTTTCTCCGGGATCATCAAATTGTCCAGAAACTATTAACATTTCATCACAAGAATCACTCCAAGAAACTGAAACCCAAGATGTTCATGACAAATCAGCATTTTCAGATGATATTCAAAATGCAACAGTTAATAAACTACCGACTTCACAGGCTACTTTAAACTTTACAAATCTGAACGTGAAGTTGCAAGATTCTATTAATCCTGATGTTAAGTTATCCACCAAGACAATTGGTGACCAAGCCAAGCAACAATTCTTAGAAGTGAAAACAGTGGCAGTGAGCAAAGCAAGCAGTCAACAAGAAGCATCAGTGTCAGACCAAGTAAATTATCTGACCATGCCTATTAAAGAACACAAGCCAAAGGCATCTCCTCAAATACAAATGCCTGCCTCTCTTCACCCTTTCGGTCATTATTCAACAACAACTAGCTCTCACCAACACAATTGGGAAAGCCTAGACCCTCACAAACAGGAGCAGCTAACGTTTCCTCCAACCAGGCAAACTCCAAATGTTGTGGAAAAGTGTTGCAAGGTCCCTCAATCTCCTCATGTTATAGCCAATCCCCAATTCCCATGCTTTCAGTACTCCCCAGTGGACAAGAAAATGCTTATTGATCCAGagactgggaaacattatttTGTTGAAGCATCAATACAATTCCCACGTAAAATGCTGCTAGATCCAGAAACAGGTTGCTATGTTGAAATAATAATACCTCAGCAAACATATTGTGCAGCACCATTCTCCCCATATGTTCTATATCCAAATACCTTGAAGCCCACATACATACCCAGAATGCAATATTCCAACTTGTTTTCACCACCTCTGATCAAATACTCTGACCCATCTTGTGAGCCCCCAGAAGTACAAATACAATCAAATCTAAATGACACAACCGATAAGCAAGACCATAAGAGTAATACACAAAAGAAACAATTAACTGAATCTAATTACATGGAAAGTCCATATTATATTCCAACAGGTGTGTCTGTAAATCCTACTCCAGCACAGGCCTCTCTGGAAGTAATGTCCACTCACACTCAAACCCTTGCGTAG